One Natrinema longum genomic window carries:
- a CDS encoding SMR family transporter codes for MNPYAILTGAILSELLGTTALKLSEGFSRPLPSLGVLVGYGLAFYLLSLTLEELPVGIVYATWAALGIVGIVSVGVVAFDERLDGAAVIGVGLILAGVYCLNIVSDVSAH; via the coding sequence ATGAATCCGTACGCCATCCTCACCGGAGCGATCCTCTCCGAGCTGTTGGGAACGACGGCGCTCAAACTCTCCGAGGGCTTCTCGCGGCCACTCCCCAGTCTCGGCGTTCTCGTCGGCTACGGCCTCGCGTTCTACCTCCTCTCGCTTACCCTCGAGGAGTTGCCGGTCGGCATCGTCTACGCGACGTGGGCCGCACTCGGTATCGTCGGCATCGTGTCGGTCGGGGTGGTGGCGTTCGACGAACGGCTCGATGGAGCGGCCGTCATCGGCGTCGGCCTCATCCTCGCGGGCGTCTACTGTCTGAACATCGTCTCCGACGTCTCCGCGCACTGA
- a CDS encoding DUF5817 domain-containing protein, whose translation MYAVVGCSECSNLWIIEGRSETTQCPRCGSRRAYEKRKKFVETDDVAHARDVRASMLANRQGEGEAFAELDSFRALEDDVADGVVDDDEYLEEAGLDVDEIDAAGDRDPRGPTRSGSKKEIVERALERLEEPTEADVVDYAAERGVGADSVRTILEKLTRRGVVSESRGRYRLL comes from the coding sequence ATGTACGCCGTCGTCGGCTGTAGCGAGTGTTCGAACCTCTGGATCATCGAGGGCCGATCGGAGACGACCCAGTGTCCCCGCTGTGGCTCACGCCGGGCCTACGAGAAGCGCAAGAAATTCGTCGAGACCGACGACGTCGCCCACGCTCGCGACGTGCGCGCATCGATGCTCGCGAACCGGCAGGGCGAGGGCGAGGCCTTCGCCGAACTCGATTCCTTCCGTGCCCTCGAGGACGACGTGGCCGACGGCGTCGTCGACGACGACGAGTACCTCGAGGAAGCCGGACTGGACGTCGACGAGATCGACGCGGCCGGTGACCGGGATCCGCGCGGGCCCACCCGGAGTGGCAGTAAGAAAGAGATCGTCGAGCGCGCACTCGAGCGCCTCGAGGAACCGACCGAAGCCGACGTCGTCGACTACGCCGCCGAACGTGGGGTCGGGGCCGACTCCGTCAGAACGATACTCGAGAAGCTCACGCGACGCGGCGTCGTCAGCGAGAGTCGCGGACGGTACCGACTGCTCTGA
- a CDS encoding ATP-binding protein has product MAQRWLRTNAARLVGAFGTALFLLAVGHHATEFSTHDGMGPILAVVLDGAPALGLVFVGYRLSDSDLSTDGRWTVWLWCLAGAVLIGAVMGATVLVRTLEGRTIAEPVFPLLVAVEAGAIAGSVAGYYNARARADARQAERVTDAFVFVNTLIRHDLRNDLNVIQGYADSMATAPEPDADDPTVILEKTAEALTRIETTEAIADVLIGDPDFEPIDLAAITAEMATRVDETFEVDVTTDLPERACVTANPGLRSVVDNVLENAAEHNDADEPRIHVEVTVASETVRLSVRDNGPGIPDARKGAIFETSADGSTGGLSLVGTLIDGYGGTARIEDNDPRGTVFVVELPRATDPNSNDDPVDAVETARSRAAG; this is encoded by the coding sequence ATGGCTCAGCGCTGGCTCCGGACGAACGCCGCCCGCCTCGTTGGCGCGTTCGGAACGGCGCTGTTTTTGCTCGCGGTGGGGCACCACGCGACCGAGTTTTCCACCCACGACGGGATGGGGCCGATCCTCGCAGTGGTTCTCGATGGGGCCCCGGCACTGGGCCTCGTCTTCGTCGGGTACCGGCTTTCCGATAGCGATCTCTCGACCGATGGCCGGTGGACCGTGTGGCTCTGGTGTCTCGCCGGAGCCGTCCTGATCGGGGCCGTCATGGGTGCCACGGTCCTCGTACGGACGCTCGAGGGGCGGACCATCGCCGAACCCGTCTTCCCGCTGCTGGTCGCAGTCGAAGCAGGGGCCATCGCGGGCAGCGTCGCCGGCTACTACAACGCTCGAGCGCGGGCGGATGCCCGGCAGGCGGAAAGGGTGACCGACGCGTTCGTGTTCGTCAATACCCTCATCCGTCACGATCTGCGCAACGACCTGAACGTAATCCAGGGCTACGCCGACTCGATGGCGACGGCTCCCGAACCGGATGCCGACGACCCAACAGTCATCCTCGAGAAGACCGCCGAGGCGCTCACCCGTATCGAAACGACGGAAGCGATCGCGGACGTTCTGATCGGCGATCCGGACTTCGAGCCGATCGATCTCGCGGCGATCACCGCCGAGATGGCCACTCGAGTCGACGAGACGTTCGAGGTGGACGTAACGACCGACCTCCCCGAGCGGGCCTGCGTCACCGCCAACCCCGGACTGCGATCGGTCGTCGACAACGTCCTCGAAAACGCCGCCGAACACAACGATGCCGACGAGCCACGGATCCACGTCGAGGTGACGGTCGCATCGGAGACGGTCCGACTGTCCGTCCGGGATAACGGACCGGGGATTCCCGACGCACGGAAGGGAGCGATCTTCGAGACAAGCGCGGACGGATCCACGGGTGGGCTCTCGCTGGTCGGCACCCTGATCGACGGCTACGGCGGGACGGCACGGATCGAGGACAACGACCCTCGGGGCACGGTTTTCGTCGTGGAACTTCCCCGAGCGACCGATCCGAACAGCAACGACGATCCAGTCGATGCAGTCGAAACAGCCCGGTCGAGAGCAGCCGGGTGA
- the hmgA gene encoding hydroxymethylglutaryl-CoA reductase (NADPH), protein MTDPEELAERVREGDLRIHELEDHADYDTAARARRLFIERETGTELEAIGEYAFPAEQADPNIENMIGAAQVPMGVVGPVPVNGEGTSPTSQNSPSSANDGGAADGEHYLPLATTEGALLASVNRGLSVIGAAGGADARVTKNGMTRAPVFRVGGVVEAAETVEWVEANFEALREAAESTTSHGELLDIEPYVVGDSVYLRFAYDTKDAMGMNMATIATGEACELVEAETPASLVALSGNLCSDKKPAAVNAVEGRGRSVTADAVIPGDLLEERLHTTADAIAEANTRKNLIGSAKAGSLGFNAHAANVVGAAFLATGQDEAQVVEAANTITTMDAREREDGSTDLYASVSLASLEVGTVGGGTTLSTQSEALEILGLRGGGDPPGSNADALAEIIAVGALAGELSLLGALSSRHLASAHEDLGR, encoded by the coding sequence ATGACAGACCCCGAGGAACTCGCCGAACGGGTGCGCGAGGGCGACCTCCGCATTCACGAACTCGAGGATCACGCCGACTACGACACCGCGGCCCGGGCTCGCCGACTGTTCATCGAACGGGAAACGGGAACGGAGCTCGAAGCGATCGGGGAGTACGCCTTCCCCGCCGAGCAGGCGGATCCGAACATCGAGAACATGATCGGCGCGGCACAGGTACCGATGGGCGTCGTCGGTCCCGTCCCCGTCAACGGCGAGGGGACCTCACCGACCTCGCAGAACTCCCCGAGTTCCGCGAACGACGGCGGCGCGGCCGACGGCGAACACTACCTGCCGCTCGCGACGACCGAAGGCGCGCTCCTGGCGTCGGTCAACCGCGGGCTCTCGGTAATCGGCGCGGCCGGCGGAGCCGACGCCCGCGTCACGAAAAACGGGATGACTCGAGCGCCGGTCTTTCGGGTTGGGGGCGTCGTCGAGGCCGCCGAGACCGTCGAGTGGGTCGAAGCGAACTTCGAGGCCCTGCGCGAGGCCGCCGAATCGACGACGAGCCACGGCGAACTGCTCGACATCGAGCCCTATGTCGTCGGCGACTCGGTCTACCTCCGGTTTGCCTACGACACCAAGGACGCGATGGGGATGAACATGGCGACGATCGCGACCGGCGAGGCCTGCGAACTCGTCGAGGCTGAAACCCCTGCCTCGCTCGTGGCGCTCTCGGGCAACCTCTGTTCGGACAAGAAACCCGCGGCCGTCAACGCCGTCGAGGGACGGGGCCGCTCTGTCACCGCCGACGCCGTGATCCCCGGCGACCTCCTCGAGGAGCGACTCCACACGACCGCCGACGCCATCGCCGAGGCCAACACCCGAAAGAACCTGATCGGCAGCGCCAAGGCGGGCAGTCTGGGGTTCAACGCCCACGCAGCCAACGTGGTCGGCGCGGCCTTCCTCGCGACCGGACAGGACGAGGCCCAGGTCGTCGAAGCGGCCAACACGATCACGACGATGGACGCTCGCGAGCGCGAGGACGGCTCCACCGACCTCTACGCCAGCGTCTCGCTTGCCTCCCTCGAGGTCGGCACCGTCGGTGGCGGGACGACGCTGTCGACGCAGTCCGAAGCGCTCGAGATCCTCGGTCTCCGCGGCGGGGGCGATCCGCCGGGGTCCAACGCCGACGCACTCGCCGAGATCATCGCCGTCGGCGCGCTCGCCGGCGAACTCTCCCTGCTCGGTGCGCTGTCCTCGCGACACCTCGCGAGCGCCCACGAGGATCTGGGGCGGTAG
- a CDS encoding amidohydrolase, translating to MTEAADRLLIDAEVHTLTEPDSVHEAVAIRDGEIVRLGATDELEFLAGVETDVIDCGGRVVLPGFIDAHTHMEQLGQHLVHADLSTAASAGECVDLLRADADDDPDREWVLGFGYDESEWSAADSTPLTRTELDRVSEERPVVAMRVDLHTASLNTVALERLADDLPDADLRHEDGEPTGVAVEDAATVVRERLTADCEEMRTLLAAATADAVERGVTGVHDKVRGSVAPRVYRDMAADGDLPLRVRIDYWSDHLEALVEVGVGTNDGDGRVRTGAIKSFSDGSFGSRTAKLREPYADAGRDDAAELATSDDATDERGQWVVDPADLDDLVERADAEGFQLCVHAIGDDAIEETLSALESTADPDCSRHRIEHAELATDDHLERMAEAGIVASMQPNFLRWAAAGGLYDRRLGEGRRDRTNRFRRVLEAGVTLAFGSDCMPLDPLLGVQHAVNAPTDAQRLSVTDALRAYTQGGAEAGFDGDRLGALEPGTRGDLVVLEESPWAHSDRIDEIEVTMTLVDGDVVFDDRPT from the coding sequence ATGACGGAGGCCGCCGATCGCTTGCTGATCGACGCGGAGGTCCATACGCTCACCGAACCCGACAGCGTCCACGAGGCAGTCGCGATCCGCGATGGCGAAATCGTCCGGCTCGGAGCCACGGACGAACTCGAGTTCCTCGCGGGAGTCGAAACCGACGTGATCGACTGCGGCGGTCGCGTCGTTCTGCCGGGGTTCATCGACGCGCACACGCACATGGAGCAACTGGGACAGCACCTGGTCCACGCGGACCTCTCGACCGCCGCCTCCGCCGGGGAGTGTGTCGATCTGCTTCGGGCAGACGCGGACGACGACCCCGATCGCGAATGGGTCCTCGGGTTCGGCTACGACGAGAGCGAGTGGTCGGCGGCGGATTCGACGCCGCTCACGCGGACGGAACTCGACCGCGTCAGCGAGGAGCGGCCGGTCGTCGCGATGCGAGTGGACCTGCATACCGCGTCGCTGAACACGGTCGCTCTCGAGCGCCTCGCGGACGACCTTCCCGACGCCGACCTTCGACACGAGGACGGCGAGCCGACCGGCGTCGCCGTCGAGGATGCGGCCACGGTGGTCAGAGAGCGGCTCACGGCCGACTGCGAGGAGATGCGAACGCTTCTCGCAGCGGCGACGGCGGACGCGGTCGAACGCGGTGTTACCGGCGTCCACGACAAGGTTCGTGGCTCCGTCGCCCCGCGCGTCTACCGCGACATGGCCGCCGACGGCGATCTCCCGTTGCGCGTCCGGATCGACTACTGGAGCGACCACCTCGAGGCACTCGTCGAGGTCGGAGTGGGGACGAACGACGGCGACGGGCGCGTCCGGACCGGCGCGATCAAGTCCTTCTCCGATGGGAGTTTCGGGAGTCGGACGGCGAAGTTGCGGGAGCCGTATGCGGACGCCGGTCGCGACGACGCCGCCGAACTGGCAACTTCCGACGACGCGACCGACGAGCGTGGGCAGTGGGTCGTCGACCCCGCCGACCTCGACGACCTCGTCGAGCGCGCCGACGCCGAGGGATTCCAGCTTTGCGTCCACGCCATCGGCGACGACGCGATCGAGGAGACGCTGTCGGCCCTCGAGTCGACCGCCGATCCCGACTGCTCGCGCCACCGGATCGAACACGCGGAGCTGGCGACCGACGACCACCTCGAGCGCATGGCCGAGGCCGGGATCGTCGCGTCGATGCAGCCGAACTTCCTCCGCTGGGCGGCGGCGGGTGGGCTCTACGACAGGCGGCTGGGCGAGGGCCGACGCGATCGGACGAACCGGTTCCGCCGAGTCCTCGAGGCGGGCGTCACCCTCGCGTTCGGGTCGGACTGTATGCCTCTCGACCCGCTATTGGGGGTCCAGCATGCGGTGAACGCGCCGACGGACGCACAGCGACTGTCCGTTACGGACGCACTCCGTGCCTACACACAGGGCGGGGCCGAGGCCGGTTTCGACGGCGATCGGCTCGGGGCCCTCGAGCCCGGCACGCGTGGGGATCTGGTCGTGCTCGAGGAGTCTCCGTGGGCCCACTCGGATCGGATCGACGAGATCGAGGTCACGATGACGCTCGTCGACGGCGATGTGGTCTTCGACGACCGACCGACGTGA